The Methanopyrus kandleri AV19 DNA segment GGAGAAGCTCCGCGATCCCGGGTACGTTCTGGCACCGGCCCAGTGTGAGCCGTTCTACGAGCTGCTGCGGGACGAGGTGGTGGACCCCGAGCGACTCCCGATCAAGCTCTACGACTGCAGTGGCTGGACGTACCGGTGGGAGGGTGGTGCCGCGAAGGGTCTGGAACGCGTGAACGAGTTCCAGCGGATCGAGCACGTGTGGATCGCCGAGCCGGAGGAGGCGGAGAGGATCCGAGAGGAGTTACTGGAAGCTACCAAGCGGGTCGCGGAAGAGCTGGAGCTCGAGTGGAAGGTAGTCGTATCGGACGATCCCTTCTACCTAGAGGGTCGGCTGCTGGAGGATCGGGACATCGAGCTCCCGGACGTACCGTCGTACGAGTTCGAAGTCTACTTACCGTTCAAGGGAGAACGGTCGTCGGAAGAAGCCTGGATCTCGGTGGGCTCGTTCAACGTGCACGGCGAACACTTCGTCGATGGCTTCAACGTGAAGGAGAAGTCGGGAAGGACCCTGTTCACGGGCTGTGCGGGTCTGGGTGTCACCCGATGGGTGGTTGGGTTACTGGCTCAACACGGGTTCGAACCCGAGGAGTGGCCGGAGCCTATCCTCGAGAGAATCGACGAGAAGTTCGGTGGGCTACCCGAGGTACCGAAGACGCTAACCTGGCCGGAGTAGTCCGATCCCGATCCTTTTTTCAACGGCGCCTTCCGGCGGGCCGGGGGGCTTGCGAGCTTGGTCAGGGACAAGTGGAAGGATAAGGTATGGTACACGATCCTCGCGCCGGATATGTTCGACAATGTGGAAGTGGGCGAGACGCCCGCCGACGACCCGGAGAAGGTGATAGGCCGGGTGCTCGAGACCACATTAGGTGACGTACTGGACGACATCACCAAGCACCACATCAAGGTGTTCTTCCGCATCTACGACGTCGAGGGGACGACAGCGTACTCCAAGTTCGAAGGACACCGACTGATGCGCGACTACGTCCGCAGCCTGGTGAGGCGTGGAACGAGCAGGATCGACGGTGTCATCGACGTCGTCACCAAGGACGGATACAAGGTACGCGTCGCGGGTCTGGCGTTCACGACGCGACGGGCCAAGACATCCCAGCAGCGGGCCATCAGGAAGGAGATGTTCAAGGTGATCGAAGAGAACGCGAAGGAGTGCGACTTCGACGAGTTCATCCGCAGGTGCCTGTCGATCAGCGAAGAGGAGAGCATCCCGGAGCAGATCAAGGAGGCGGGTCGTAAGATCTACCCGATCCGGCAAGCCGAGATCAGGAAGACGGAGGTCCTAGAGGAGCCGAACGGCCTACCGCCATACGAAGCGGTGGGGGACCGGGCCACCCCGGAGCTGGCCAGCTACTGAGCCTCCCTCCGCAACGGTCTTCGGGCGCGTGCGACGGATGTTCCTAGTGAAAACGCAACGAAACCTGGAGGATGTAGCGGCAGCGATGATCGAGGAGGAAACCGGGGCCGAGGCCAAGCCACGGCCCTTCGGTTACCTCGGTCTAGTGATCGTTACGGGACATGTTACCAAGGATGAACTCGAGAAGATCCCGGAGGTAGAGCGGGCCATACCGGTGGAAGCCGAGTGCCGCGCGGATCCGAAGGAGATCGCCGAAACCGCGGCCGAACTGGCGGAGACCAAAATTTCGGAGGACGAGACCTTCGCGGTTAGGACGATCCGAAGGGGCGAACACGATTTCACCAGCGTCGACGTGAACGTTGAGGCCGGCGACGCCGTCCGGAAGGCCACCGGTGCCTCCGTGGACCTCGACGATCCCGACAAGATAGTGTGGGTCGAGATACTCAGAGACCGGGCGTACCTAGCGGTCTTACCCGGCGAGGAGGAGTGGAAGAAGCTACCTCCAGGAAAACCCGAAGCCGATCCACTGCTCGCCAAACTCGAGTTAGCACAGATACCGTATCTCGGGGATCCACGGGCCGCCTACTCCATGGGTGAAAGGATCGGGCGGGCGGTTCAGGGGTTCGAATTGAAGTCGTACATCGTCACCCCTTACGAACCGGTGAACGCCGTGGAATTGCTGCACTTCTTACGGGGTCTACGAGATGGCGTGAAGTCCAGGATGGACGTACAACGCGAGTCGTACGGGCGGGAGTTCCGGCGGACGGAGCTGCTACTCTACGACCTCTACCAGCTGATACGGCTGAAGCGGGACGCCCTGATCATAGGGACGGATCCGAAGGGCGATCCGTACACGGAGATCCGGAAGACACTGGGCGAAGCACTCCGGGAGGCGGACGAGGTGGTCGTGCTGGCGGGATCGCGGGTGGGATTACCTAGGGGAGTGCTGAGAGCGTGTGACTTCGTCGTAGACCTGTGTCCGGGAGTGACGTTCGCGACGGAACACGTCGTACCCTCCGTCGTGACGGCGCTGGTGGACTCGTACCTGGAGGCCGAAGGGAGCGAAGATCGAGAAGGACGTTGAACGCACATCTCTGAACGATACCGAGTTCGATAATAAGCGATCATACAGAATGCGCACAGTAGGTAGGATTCGATCTGAAGACACCAACTTATCGTTGGATACGTGGAACCGTAACGTCTTAACCTCAAGGTCGTCTCCTACTCATCGCACCCACGGGGAAACGTCCGACGGCGTATTCGGGACAGCCGCTCGAACATCGATCCGCTTCTCCTTCGGACCCCCGTCACTCGCCAGGAGCCCAGTTCGA contains these protein-coding regions:
- a CDS encoding 30S ribosomal protein S3ae; translation: MVRDKWKDKVWYTILAPDMFDNVEVGETPADDPEKVIGRVLETTLGDVLDDITKHHIKVFFRIYDVEGTTAYSKFEGHRLMRDYVRSLVRRGTSRIDGVIDVVTKDGYKVRVAGLAFTTRRAKTSQQRAIRKEMFKVIEENAKECDFDEFIRRCLSISEEESIPEQIKEAGRKIYPIRQAEIRKTEVLEEPNGLPPYEAVGDRATPELASY
- a CDS encoding SPOUT family RNA methylase, coding for MFLVKTQRNLEDVAAAMIEEETGAEAKPRPFGYLGLVIVTGHVTKDELEKIPEVERAIPVEAECRADPKEIAETAAELAETKISEDETFAVRTIRRGEHDFTSVDVNVEAGDAVRKATGASVDLDDPDKIVWVEILRDRAYLAVLPGEEEWKKLPPGKPEADPLLAKLELAQIPYLGDPRAAYSMGERIGRAVQGFELKSYIVTPYEPVNAVELLHFLRGLRDGVKSRMDVQRESYGREFRRTELLLYDLYQLIRLKRDALIIGTDPKGDPYTEIRKTLGEALREADEVVVLAGSRVGLPRGVLRACDFVVDLCPGVTFATEHVVPSVVTALVDSYLEAEGSEDREGR